The proteins below are encoded in one region of Pseudophryne corroboree isolate aPseCor3 chromosome 8, aPseCor3.hap2, whole genome shotgun sequence:
- the LOC134947907 gene encoding olfactory receptor 8K3-like, whose protein sequence is MNVTTIDYFIIKGISDIPALQCLAFILVLLIYLITLTGNMTIILLVCLDHHLHIPMYFFLTNLSILDMCSSTITLNNILVNFISGDNTISVFACLTQMYMFASLTSNELFLLTVMSYDRYVAICNPLYYHVIMSHRNCTFLVIFCWLLGFIQVFPILMSFTFFNCYRTREINHFFCDPVLLENLLCNYSYFVWLSIHLGGVFDATFPPFFTFLPYIFIIVTILRMSSNTSRQKTFYTCSSHLTVVIFLYVTLICQYLRPTSVTNMETNKLFSLFNTAAVPMLNPLIYSLKNKDVKTALKRKINYLSGILVVHSFPTTRNEQS, encoded by the exons ATGAATGTGACTACTATAGACTATTTCATTATTAAAGGCATTTCAGATATTCCAGCATTGCAGTGTCTAGCCTTCATTCTGGTTCTGCTGATTTATCTCATCACTCTTACTGGTAACATGACCATTATTCTATTGGTGTGTCTGgatcatcatctccacattcccATGTACTTCTTCTTGACCAACCTGTCCATACTGGACATGTGTTCATCCACTATCACCCTAAACAATATTCTCGTTAACTTTATATCAGGGGATAACACAATTTCTGTCTTTGCATGCCTGACACAGATGTATATGTTTGCATCTCTAACAAGTAATGAGCTTTTCCTTCTAACCGTCATGAGTTATGATCGTTATGTCGCCATATGTAATCCCTTATATTACCATGTCATTATGAGCCATAGAAATTGCACTTTCTTAGtcattttctgttggctattggggTTTATTCAAGTTTTTCCTATTCTTATGtcatttacattcttcaattgctATAGGACCAGAGAAATTAATCACTTTTTTTGTGACCCTGTTCTTCTAGAAAACCTTCTCTGTAATTATTCCTATTTTGTGTGGCTTTCCATTCATTTAGGGGGAGTTTTTGATGCAACCTTCCCTCCTTTTTTCACCTTCCTTCCTTATATATTTATCATTGTCACAATCCTGAGAATGAGCTCCAACACTAGCAGACAGAAAACCTTCTACACTTGTTCCTCACACCTCACAGTTGTCATATTCCTCTATGTGACGCTGATTTGCCAATATCTACGTCCAACATCAGTTACTAACATGGAAACAAATAAACTTTTCTCTCTGTTTAATACAGCTGCTGTCCCCATGCTAAACCCATTGATTTACAGCCTAAAAAATAAAGATGTGAAGACCGCCCTGAAGCGCAAAATAAATTACCTGTCAGGTATTTTG GTTGTACATTCATTTCCCACAACTAGAAATGAGCAAAGTTGA